A region from the Lycium barbarum isolate Lr01 chromosome 8, ASM1917538v2, whole genome shotgun sequence genome encodes:
- the LOC132606270 gene encoding trihelix transcription factor ASR3-like: protein MDSGGSSNIMLRDYRKGNWTVQETMVLIEAKKMDDERRMKRQDSERGNKPGELRWKWVEDYCWRNGCLRSQNQCNDKWDNLMRDFKKVREYERRVAEKLAEGDGSNNMQSYWKIERNERKEKNLPTNMLPEIYEALVEVVDKRGQKVLIGGSGTSYNPSTTSLSPTLQQQPPIQLQIAALPLPPPPQLLSPPAIAQQQPPQPPNLPYTQPLPTMCDSSERDRSEHSDSPAKRRRKGDQGEAGTSSGNNNLQEVGSAIFKSAAIIAETIQASEEREERRHREMLSLHERRLQIEESKAEINRQGINSLVDSVNRLANSILSLAANNNHQPPPPT from the exons ATGGATAGTGGAGGAAGTAGTAACATTATGTTGAGGGACTATAGGAAAGGGAATTGGACAGTGCAAGAAACAATGGTTCTTATAGAAGCAAAAAAGATGGATGATGAAAGGAGAATGAAAAGACAAGATAGTGAAAGAGGGAATAAACCAGGAGAATTAAGATGGAAATGGGTGGAAGATTATTGTTGGAGAAATGGTTGTTTAAGGAGCCAAAATCAGTGTAATGACAAGTGGGATAATCTCATGAGAGATTTCAAGAAAGTGAGGGAATACGAAAGAAGAGTGGCTGAAAAATTAGCTGAAGGGGATGGAAGTAATAATATGCAGTCTTATTGGAAGATTGAGAGGaatgaaaggaaagaaaagaactTGCCTACTAATATGTTGCCTGAGATTTACGAGGCATTAGTTGAAGTTGTGGACAAAAGAGGTCAAAAAGTGCTTATTGGTGGTAGTGGTACTTCTTACAATCCAAGCACAACTTCTTTGTCTCCAACATTGCAACAACAACCCCCCATTCAACTTCAAATTGCAGCTTTGCCACTTCCACCACCACCACAACTATTATCACCACCAGCAATAGCACAACAACAACCACCTCAGCCACCTAATCTTCCTTACACTCAACCTTTACCCACA ATGTGTGATAGCTCAGAACGTGATAGAAGTGAGCATTCAGATTCACCAGCcaagagaagaagaaaaggagatCAAGGAGAAGCTGGAACAAGTAGTGGTAATAACAACTTGCAAGAAGTTGGGTCTGCAATCTTCAAAAGTGCTGCCATTATAGCAGAGACTATTCAGGCTTCTgaagaaagagaagaaagaaGGCACAGAGAAATGTTGAGCTTACATGAAAGAAGGCTGCAAATTGAGGAATCCAAAGCTGAGATTAATCGACAAGGCATCAATAGTCTTGTTGATTCTGTTAATAGACTTGCCAATTCTATCCTTTCGTTAGCTGCTAACAACAACCACCAACCACCTCCACCTACATAG